The following proteins are co-located in the Pelecanus crispus isolate bPelCri1 chromosome 5, bPelCri1.pri, whole genome shotgun sequence genome:
- the CHRNA1 gene encoding acetylcholine receptor subunit alpha gives MMKVHCVLLLISAAGLALCYEHETRLVEDLFRDYNKVVRPVEDHRDAVVVTVGLQLIQLINVDEVNQIVTTNVRLKQQWTDVNLKWNPDDYGGVKKIRIPSDDIWRPDLVLYNNADGDFAIVKYTKVLLEHTGLITWTPPAIFKSYCEIIVTHFPFDQQNCSVKLGTWTYDGTVVVINPESDRPDLSNFMESGEWVMKDYRGWKHWVYYACCPDTPYLDITYHFLMQRLPLYFIVNVIIPCLLFSFLTGLVFYLPTDSGEKMTLSISVLLSLTVFLLVIVELIPSTSSAVPLIGKYMLFTMVFVIASIIITVIVINTHHRSPSTHTMPQWVRKIFIDTIPNIMFFSTMKRPSRDKQDKNIFAEDIDISEISGKPGSVPVNFYSPLTKNPDVRNAIEGIKYIAETMKSEQEASNAAEEWKFVAMVVDHLLLGIFMLVCIIGTLAVFAGRLIELNQQG, from the exons ATGATGAAGGTCCATTGCGTACTCCTCCTCATCTCCGCAG ctgggctggcccTGTGCTATGAACACGAGACTCGCCTTGTCGAGGACTTGTTCAGGGACTACAACAAGGTGGTGCGCCCAGTGGAGGACCATCGGGACGCCGTTGTCGTCACCGTCGGGCTGCAGCTCATTCAGCTTATTAACGTG gatgAAGTAAATCAGATTGTAACAACCAACGTACGCCTGAAACAG CAATGGACGGACGTCAACCTCAAGTGGAATCCAGACGACTACGGTGGCGTGAAAAAAATCCGCATCCCCTCAGATGATATCTGGCGGCCAGACCTTGTTCTTTACAACAA CGCAGATGGTGATTTCGCCATCGTTAAATACACCAAAGTCCTTCTGGAGCACACAGGCCTGATCACCTGGACACCaccagctatttttaaaagttactgtgAAATTATAGTCACGCACTTCCCATTTGACCAGCAGAACTGCAGTGTGAAGTTGGGAACTTGGACGTATGATGGTACAGTGGTTGTTATTAACCCG GAGAGTGATCGTCCAGATCTGAGTAACTTCATGGAGAGTGGGGAGTGGGTGATGAAGGACTACCGTGGCTGGAAGCACTGGGTTTACTACGCTTGCTGCCCTGACACCCCCTACCTGGATATCACCTACCACTTCCTCATGCAGCGCCTGCCTCTCTACTTCATCGTGAATGTCATcattccctgcctgctcttctcctttttaaCTGGATTAGTTTTTTATCTACCCACAGATTCAG GTGAGAAAATGACTCTCAGcatctctgtcctgctgtcTTTGACTGTGTTCCTTCTGGTCATTGTGGAGCTGATTCCCTCCACCTCCAGTGCGGTGCCTCTGATAGGCAAATACATGTTGTTTACAATGGTGTTTGTCATCGCTTCAATCATCATCACGGTCATCGTCATCAACACTCACCACCGCTCCCCAAGCACTCACACCATGCCGCAGTGGGTCAGGAAG atCTTTATTGACACAATCCCAAACATCATGTTTTTCTCTACAATGAAACGACCGTCCAGGgataaacaagacaaaaatatttttgcagaagacattgatatttctgaaatttctggGAAGCCAGGTTCTGTGCCTGTCAACTTCTACTCCCCGCTTACCAAAAATCCAGATGTGAGAAATGCTATAGAGGGAATAAAATACATTGCAGAAACCATGAAATCAGAGCAAGAAGCCAGTAAT gCTGCAGAAGAATGGAAGTTTGTTGCGATGGTGGTTGATCACCTTCTCCTTGGAATATTTATGCTAGTTTGTATTATAGGAACATTAGCTGTATTTGCTGGTCGCCTTATTGAATTAAATCAGCAAGGATGA